From a region of the Leucoraja erinacea ecotype New England chromosome 6, Leri_hhj_1, whole genome shotgun sequence genome:
- the amer2 gene encoding APC membrane recruitment protein 2: MELNSSSTEAASGENEHQAAATVYRKKKDKNKIVAVMDLHCECNEISASEQQSGKISRTAFKLFGRRKSGGTMPNIFSLKNKGDGKSSVKMGLVRSKTHDGIADMGLEVNKKEDSLSNYQLDSDSSTKIVSSMSFAAAGCGPIAKSHSFFSLLRRNSKLENCKGESVCSNSDQMKERSCSRQKKGLKGLFSSMRWHRKDKISREEKAGQQDIADFLTLPGSLTASLECVKEESQKSIPESESTGMDVKLPCEIQSDNESVFTEDVEQADSRTSLPELHQYVENVTIDSHSMDHPSNDKVLDQLEDKRDENTLGARQDVQEEGASETGSASCHLAESGSAGPTNNDPPAEQSIDRICIMFSDVTSLKSFDSLTGCGDVIVDQEEDGNACESGAAAEKGKGGGRKSAIVLSYQGGGEEMASPDEVDDEYLQEFWDPPPPVTEAGPVASDQTQLFASGTATCLNEAGDSTLLKQLHLNDISISKNDDENPISAKCDQPESVPNSDEGYWDSTTPGHEDESGKTLATRASIPRDSYSGDGLHDLLTDPEESLTSIVSDEEICSVAEPKTLSPKAVSSITTISKDRNISAIPRHKTTITARQGDVNHIHWPQTVQQLLGCEPVRTKIPIAKTSIPRPNHKVITGSTAKVSTNKGGTKK; the protein is encoded by the coding sequence ATGGAGTTAAATTCGAGCAGCACTGAGGCTGCAAGTGGGGAAAACGAGCATCAGGCAGCTGCAACGGtctacaggaaaaaaaaagacaagaacAAGATCGTGGCAGTCATGGACTTGCATTGTGAATGTAATGAAATTTCGGCTTCTGAACAGCAGTCTGGCAAGATAAGTAGGACGGCGTTTAAATTGTTTGGGAGAAGGAAATCAGGGGGCACAATGCCTAATATTTTCAGCCTGAAAAACAAAGGGGATGGGAAAAGCTCTGTGAAAATGGGGCTTGTCCGGAGCAAAACGCACGATGGAATTGCTGATATGGGATTGGAAGTGAACAAGAAGGAAGACTCTCTCAGCAACTATCAATTGGACAGTGATTCCAGCACAAAAATAGTCAGTAGTATGAGCTTTGCCGCTGCTGGTTGTGGACCCATTGCCAAGTCTCACAGTTTCTTTTCGTTGCTGAGAAGGAATAGTAAATTAGAAAATTGCAAGGGGGAGTCAGTGTGTTCAAACTCTGACCAGATGAAAGAGAGGAGTTGCAGCAGACAAAAGAAAGGACTGAAAGGATTGTTCAGCAGCATGAGATGGCACAGAAAGGACAAAATCAGTCGAGAGGAAAAGGCTGGGCAGCAGGATATAGCTGACTTTTTAACATTGCCCGGGTCTCTGACCGCAAGCTTGGAATGTGTTAAAGAAGAGTCACAAAAATCTATCCCAGAATCTGAAAGTACTGGAATGGACGTTAAGCTCCCCTGTGAAATACAGAGTGATAATGAGAGCGTTTTCACTGAGGATGTTGAACAAGCAGATAGTAGGACATCTCTTCCCGAATTACATCAGTATGTGGAGAATGTTACCATCGATAGCCATTCAATGGACCATCCTTCCAATGACAAAGTGTTGGATCAGTTGGAGGACAAGCGGGATGAAAATACACTTGGTGCGAGGCAGGACGTACAAGAAGAAGGTGCTTCTGAGACCGGTTCTGCTTCTTGCCACCTTGCTGAAAGTGGAAGCGCTGGCCCAACCAATAATGATCCGCCCGCAGAACAATCAATTGATCGGATTTGCATTATGTTTTCAGACGTCACGTCCTTGAAGAGCTTCGATTCACTCACGGGATGCGGGGATGTTATCGTTGACCAGGAGGAGGACGGAAACGCATGTGAGAGTGGAGCTGcggcagagaaggggaagggtGGTGGAAGGAAAAGCGCAATTGTACTGAGCTAccaaggaggaggggaggaaatgGCGAGTCCTGACGAAGTTGATGATGAATACCTGCAGGAATTCTGGGACCCGCCGCCGCCAGTGACCGAGGCTGGACCGGTCGCAAGTGACCAAACACAATTGTTTGCTTCAGGTACTGCAACCTGCCTTAATGAGGCAGGAGACAGTACATTACTGAAACAGCTTCATCTGAATGACATTTCGATAAGTAAGAATGATGATGAAAATCCAATCAGTGCAAAATGCGACCAACCAGAAAGCGTTCCAAATAGCGATGAAGGATACTGGGACTCCACAACCCCTGGGCATGAAGATGAAAGTGGGAAAACTCTTGCTACCAGGGCAAGCATTCCAAGAGACAGTTACAGTGGAGATGGCCTGCATGATCTACTTACGGATCCAGAAGAAAGCCTCACAAGTATTGTCTCAGATGAAGAAATATGTTCAGTTGCAGAACCTAAAACACTGTCTCCAAAAGCTGTATCTAGCATTACAACAATCTCCAAGGATAGGAATATATCTGCCATCCCCAGGCACAAGACCACTATTACTGCACGTCAAGGGGACGTGAACCACATTCATTGGCCTCAAACGGTTCAACAGTTACTCGGATGTGAGCCAGTGAGAACCAAAATCCCAATCGCAAAGACCTCAATTCCCAGACCCAACCACAAAGTCATCACTGGGTCAACTGCAAAAGTCTCAACTAACAAGGGAGGCACGAAGAAATAG